The DNA region ATTTTTgtatattgattcaaagcataacaaattagaaagaaaaaaaaagaataagaatGTAACtcggattagaaaaaaaaacttaattatgtaatatacgtatttaaaaaagaaaaacgagagAAGAAATATAAAAATGTCTTATGTATGCCGACAAAGTACTCTAATTCTATCAGTGCATGGCGCAAGAACAATAGTAATTGAAAGGAAATAGTGGTGGTGACGGTTGTGGTAgtgggtggtgatggtggcagtGACGATGGCGGTGGTGGTACTAGTGGCGATAAcaatggtggtagtggtggtgataATGGTGGTAGTAGTGGCAATAACTATGGTGGTAGCGACGATGGTGGCAATGAtggagcgtggtggtggtggtggcagtcgCAGTAGTAACGGCGGTGGATGACAGAGGCTATTGGTAGTGATAGttgattaaatatttttaagtaCAACcttcgttccttattaactgtccactttgaagaatttttttcctATATATATGTTCACTTATAATTTCAAGAGAActttaattaatgttttttcaAGCAATGTCCTTGTGAGAACAATAAATGATGAAAGATAAAACACtctaaagggtaaaatagaaaaacaaataatattttttgaaaattaacaaaattaattacacttTTTAATATGTAAGTTTATTCTTTTCCTAAATTTGATGTATGTATTGTATCTTTACTTCTTCTTGGCTCAAACATGGTGATAGAAATACAAGGTTCTTCCATCAGAAAGCAAACCAGAGGCGGAAGCGGAATTTAATAGAGTTTTTGAAAGATGATCAAGGCAGAGAAGTGGTGGAGGATCCTGATATTGCTCGAGTGCTTGGTGATTACTTCACTGGTTTGTTCACTTCTTCAAATCCATAGGGGATTGAGGAGACGACAGACCTGGTTGCTGGGAGAGTTTCTCAGTCTCACTTGGCAGTGTTGGGGGAGTCATTTACTAGataggaggtggaggaggcgcTATTCCACATGCACCCTACAAAGGCGCCTGGTTTGGATGGTTTCCCGGCTTTATTTTACCAGAAGCATTGAGATATTATTGGGGATGAGGTATCTGCTTTTTGTCTCTAGGTTCTTCAGGAGTCAATCCCGCCAGGTATGATTAGTCAAACTTGGCTGGTTTTAATTCCTAAGATTAAGAAACCTGAGCATGCGAACCAGTTTCGCCCGATTAGCCTTTGCAATGTACTTTTCAAGATTATTACTAAAACTATTGCAAACAGATTGAAAATTATTCTGCCTGATATTATATGTCAAACTCTAAGTGCTTTTGTGTCAGGTAGACTAATTACTAATAATGCGTTGGTCGCTTATGAGTGTTTTCACTTTATGAAGAAGAGAATTTCTGGCCGTAATGGCATGATGGCTCTGAAACTTGATATGTCCAAAGCATATGACAGAGTCGAGTGGCCTTTTTTGCAGGGTGTTCTTCAGAAGATGAGGTTCCCTCCATCATGGGTATCTTTGATTATGAGCTGTGTTACTACTGTGAGGTTCTCTATTATGCTAAATGGAAACCCCCAGCCGAGTTTTGCCCCCCTTTCGGGGTTTGCGCCAGGGTGACCCCCTTTCGCCTTATCTTTTTATCCTGTGTGGGGAAGTGTTCTCAGCTCTGATTGAGAAGAGGGTCGCTTTTAAAATGTTGCATGGTATTAAAGTGGCAAATAGAGCCCCTGTGATTTCTCACCTTTTTTTGCAGATGATAGCATTATCTTTGCTATAGCAAATTCTCAGGAAGCGGAGTGTGTCCTGGACGTCCTGTCCATATATGAGAAGGCTTCCGGTCAGGTTATTAAACTTGATAAGTCCATGCTCTCAGTTAGCCGCAATGTGCCTCATAATGGTTTGGATGAGCTTAAACAGCTTTTGAATGTTAAGGCAGTG from Lotus japonicus ecotype B-129 chromosome 2, LjGifu_v1.2 includes:
- the LOC130737123 gene encoding uncharacterized protein LOC130737123 codes for the protein MYCIFTSSWLKHGDRNTRFFHQKANQRRKRNLIEFLKDDQGREVVEDPDIARVLGDYFTGRLITNNALVAYECFHFMKKRISGRNGMMALKLDMSKAYDRVEWPFLQGVLQKMRFPPSWVSLIMSCVTTVRFSIMLNGNPQPNDSIIFAIANSQEAECVLDVLSIYEKASGQVIKLDKSMLSVSRNVPHNGLDELKQLLNVKAVESFDKYIGLPIMIECSQTIKMAVKRKTKAASGQAPEIMDESGSF